A region from the Brachyspira hampsonii genome encodes:
- the carB gene encoding carbamoyl-phosphate synthase large subunit → MPKRKDIKKILVIGSGPIIIGQAAEFDYAGTQACQSLREEGYEVVLINSNPATIMTDAAVADKVYIEPINLDFAKRIIYKERPDAILGSLGGQTGLNLVVELAESGILDEYDVEILGTDLNAINCAEDRELFKNLMNEINEPVPESIIVHSVEEAIEFANKIGYHLVVRPAYTLGGTGGGFARNERELIEICETGLKISPVHECLVEKSIAGYKEIEYEVIRDNNDNAIVVCNMENVDPVGIHTGDSIVVAPCQTLSDRENQMLRNVSLKIIRALKICGGCNVQLALDPNSFKYYIIEVNPRVSRSSALASKATGYPIAKISAKIAVGMTLDEIINPITKKSFACFEPSIDYVVTKFPRLPFDKFPNADRQLGTQMKATGEVMSIGRNFEESFLKAVRSLEIKCDHIIHNDVSNYTTKKLWERIELRDDLRIFIIAELLRRKEDIKDIIYITHIDKFFLDKIKNIITLEEKLHKNKMNIEVLKECKEGGFSDSYISKVWETEEIDIYKLRHENNIIPVYKMVDTCAGEFESETPYFYSTYEKENESFKSGKESIIVLGSGPIRIGQGVEFDYSTVHCVMTIREAGYEAIVINNNPETVSTDFSISDKLYFEPLTIEDVMHIIELEKPKGVIVQFGGQTAINLAEKLVMHGVNILGTSLENINKAEDRHEFEEMLKTLNIPQPKGETAITVDEALVIANNIGYPVLVRPSYVLGGRAMEIVDNDASLKIYMETAVKEVSNKAPILIDKYVIGKEIEIDAIADSENNIFIPGIMEHIERAGIHSGDSISVYPTQTISNKVKETIIDYTKRIGIGFNFIGLYNIQFIVDKNDNVYVLEVNPRSSRTVPFLSKITNIPMANAATMCIIGKSLKEQGYNSLYKEESNKVFVKAPVFSFAKLRKVDTILGPEMKSTGEALGFDFNFEKALYKALIASGLRIPLQGNVLLTISDNHKIEILDLAKRFSNIGYGIYATKGTANFLREKGLYVKEVSKIYEEGLENIIDTIRLGKVDYVINTIESNSQTHSDSLELRRASAENNISCITSLDTAYALLKVIESMNFTIMDLSNI, encoded by the coding sequence ATGCCTAAAAGAAAAGATATAAAAAAAATATTAGTAATTGGGTCAGGACCTATTATTATAGGACAGGCTGCTGAATTTGATTATGCAGGTACGCAGGCATGCCAATCTTTAAGAGAAGAAGGATATGAGGTTGTACTTATAAATTCTAATCCTGCTACTATAATGACTGATGCCGCTGTTGCTGATAAAGTTTATATTGAGCCTATTAATTTGGATTTCGCTAAAAGAATAATATATAAAGAAAGACCTGATGCTATATTAGGTTCTCTTGGAGGTCAGACAGGATTAAATTTGGTTGTTGAACTTGCTGAGAGCGGAATATTAGATGAATATGATGTTGAGATATTGGGTACAGATTTGAATGCTATAAATTGTGCTGAAGACAGGGAACTTTTTAAAAATCTTATGAATGAAATTAATGAACCTGTTCCTGAAAGTATAATAGTTCATAGTGTTGAAGAAGCTATTGAATTTGCAAATAAAATAGGCTATCACTTGGTTGTTCGTCCTGCTTACACTCTCGGAGGAACAGGAGGCGGATTTGCACGCAATGAAAGAGAATTAATAGAAATATGCGAAACAGGTTTAAAAATTAGTCCTGTACATGAATGCTTAGTTGAAAAGAGTATCGCAGGTTATAAAGAAATAGAATATGAAGTAATAAGAGATAACAATGATAATGCTATAGTAGTATGCAATATGGAAAATGTTGATCCTGTTGGAATACATACAGGAGACAGTATAGTGGTTGCTCCTTGTCAGACTTTAAGCGACAGAGAAAATCAAATGCTTAGAAATGTAAGTCTTAAAATAATAAGAGCTTTGAAAATATGCGGCGGATGCAATGTACAGTTGGCATTAGATCCTAATAGCTTTAAATATTACATAATAGAAGTTAATCCTAGAGTATCTCGTTCAAGTGCTTTGGCTAGTAAAGCTACGGGTTATCCCATTGCTAAAATCAGTGCCAAAATAGCAGTTGGTATGACTTTAGATGAAATAATTAATCCGATAACTAAAAAAAGTTTTGCATGTTTTGAGCCTTCTATTGATTATGTAGTTACAAAATTCCCAAGACTTCCATTCGATAAATTTCCAAACGCCGACCGACAATTAGGTACTCAAATGAAAGCTACAGGCGAAGTTATGAGTATAGGAAGAAATTTTGAAGAGTCATTTTTAAAAGCTGTACGCTCTCTTGAAATAAAATGCGATCATATAATACATAATGATGTTTCTAATTATACCACTAAAAAATTATGGGAGCGTATAGAATTAAGAGATGATTTAAGAATATTTATCATAGCTGAACTTCTAAGACGAAAAGAAGATATAAAAGATATAATATATATCACTCATATAGATAAATTCTTTTTAGACAAAATAAAAAATATAATTACATTAGAAGAAAAATTGCACAAAAATAAAATGAATATAGAAGTTTTAAAAGAATGCAAAGAGGGAGGATTTTCTGACAGTTACATATCTAAAGTTTGGGAAACTGAAGAAATTGATATATACAAATTAAGACATGAAAATAATATTATTCCTGTATATAAAATGGTTGATACTTGTGCAGGAGAGTTTGAAAGCGAAACTCCTTATTTCTATTCTACTTATGAAAAAGAAAATGAATCTTTTAAAAGCGGAAAAGAAAGCATCATAGTATTAGGCTCAGGACCTATAAGAATAGGACAAGGTGTGGAGTTTGATTATTCTACAGTTCATTGTGTTATGACTATAAGAGAAGCAGGATATGAAGCTATAGTAATAAATAATAATCCTGAAACTGTATCAACTGATTTTTCTATATCCGATAAACTTTATTTTGAACCTTTAACTATAGAAGATGTTATGCATATAATAGAACTTGAAAAACCTAAAGGTGTTATAGTACAGTTCGGCGGACAAACTGCTATTAACTTGGCAGAAAAACTAGTTATGCATGGAGTTAATATATTAGGCACTTCTTTAGAAAATATCAATAAAGCTGAAGACCGACATGAATTTGAAGAGATGTTAAAAACTCTTAATATACCTCAGCCTAAAGGTGAAACTGCCATAACTGTTGATGAAGCTTTAGTAATAGCAAATAATATAGGCTATCCTGTTTTAGTTCGTCCTAGTTATGTACTTGGCGGAAGAGCTATGGAGATAGTGGATAATGATGCATCATTAAAAATTTATATGGAAACTGCTGTAAAAGAAGTAAGCAATAAAGCTCCTATATTAATTGATAAGTATGTTATAGGAAAGGAAATAGAAATTGATGCTATTGCCGACAGTGAGAATAATATATTTATTCCGGGAATTATGGAGCATATAGAAAGAGCAGGAATTCATTCCGGTGATTCTATAAGCGTATACCCTACTCAAACAATATCAAATAAAGTAAAAGAAACTATTATTGATTATACTAAAAGAATAGGTATAGGATTTAATTTTATAGGGCTTTACAATATACAATTTATAGTTGATAAAAATGATAATGTTTATGTACTTGAAGTGAATCCTAGAAGCAGCAGAACAGTACCTTTCTTAAGCAAAATAACTAATATACCAATGGCTAATGCGGCAACTATGTGCATAATTGGAAAATCATTGAAAGAGCAAGGATACAATAGTTTATATAAGGAAGAATCTAATAAGGTATTTGTTAAAGCTCCTGTATTTTCTTTTGCTAAATTAAGAAAGGTAGATACTATACTAGGACCCGAAATGAAAAGTACAGGCGAAGCATTAGGCTTTGATTTTAATTTTGAAAAAGCATTATACAAAGCATTAATAGCGAGCGGACTTAGAATACCTTTACAGGGAAATGTACTTCTCACTATTTCAGATAATCATAAAATTGAAATACTTGATTTGGCAAAGAGATTTTCTAATATAGGCTACGGAATATATGCCACAAAAGGAACTGCTAATTTCTTAAGAGAAAAAGGACTTTATGTTAAAGAAGTATCAAAAATTTATGAAGAAGGTTTAGAAAATATAATAGACACTATAAGACTTGGTAAAGTGGACTATGTCATAAATACAATAGAAAGCAACAGCCAAACACATTCAGACAGTTTAGAATTAAGAAGGGCTTCTGCTGAAAATAATATATCCTGTATTACATCATTAGATACGGCTTATGCTTTACTTAAAGTTATAGAATCTATGAATTTCACCATAATGGATTTGTCAAATATTTAA
- the aroF gene encoding 3-deoxy-7-phosphoheptulonate synthase, which yields MIIVMKPNAKEEHINNITDRLIEAGLGTNKIVGVDCTVIGIVGDTSKVDRELMATLPGVARVLKVQEPFKRANRAFKKEDTIVDVSGVKIGAEKPVIIAGPCSVESEEQVINIAKSVKAAGASILRGGAFKPRTSPYAFQGLALDGLKILKLAKEEVGIPIVSEIVSIRHLEDFENTVDMIQIGARNMQNFELLKEVGKLKKPILLKRGLANTMEEWLMSAEYILDKGNSNVVLCERGIRTFETYTRNTFDVSAIPIIKRMSHLPVIGDPSHASGKAWMALPLTLAALAAGADGMIIEVHNDPEHALCDGAQSIKPDTFEEIMASVNMMADTVTKIKERHGGKIYTKN from the coding sequence ATGATTATTGTAATGAAACCAAATGCTAAAGAAGAACATATTAATAATATAACAGACAGGCTTATAGAAGCAGGACTTGGTACCAACAAGATAGTAGGAGTTGACTGTACCGTTATAGGTATAGTAGGGGATACTTCTAAGGTTGACAGAGAATTAATGGCTACTTTACCAGGTGTTGCAAGAGTTTTAAAAGTTCAGGAACCTTTCAAAAGAGCAAACAGAGCTTTCAAAAAAGAAGATACTATAGTTGATGTAAGCGGAGTAAAAATAGGAGCTGAAAAACCTGTTATAATAGCGGGTCCTTGTTCTGTTGAGAGTGAAGAGCAGGTTATTAATATTGCTAAAAGCGTAAAAGCGGCAGGTGCTTCAATACTTAGAGGAGGGGCTTTCAAACCTAGAACTTCACCTTATGCTTTCCAAGGATTAGCACTTGACGGACTTAAAATTTTAAAACTTGCAAAAGAAGAAGTAGGCATTCCTATAGTAAGTGAGATTGTATCTATAAGACATTTAGAAGATTTTGAAAATACAGTGGATATGATTCAAATAGGGGCAAGAAATATGCAGAACTTCGAGCTTTTAAAAGAAGTAGGTAAATTAAAGAAACCTATACTTCTAAAAAGAGGGCTTGCAAACACTATGGAAGAATGGCTTATGAGTGCTGAATATATTTTGGATAAAGGAAACAGCAATGTAGTATTATGTGAAAGAGGTATAAGAACTTTTGAAACTTATACTAGAAATACTTTCGATGTTTCTGCAATACCTATAATAAAAAGAATGAGCCATTTGCCTGTAATAGGAGATCCTTCACATGCAAGCGGTAAGGCTTGGATGGCACTTCCTCTCACTTTAGCTGCTCTTGCTGCCGGTGCTGATGGTATGATAATAGAAGTGCATAATGATCCGGAACATGCTTTATGTGATGGGGCTCAGTCTATAAAACCTGATACTTTTGAAGAGATTATGGCTTCTGTTAATATGATGGCTGATACTGTAACTAAGATAAAAGAGCGTCATGGCGGTAAAATTTATACTAAAAATTAA